The following are from one region of the Paenibacillus protaetiae genome:
- a CDS encoding carbohydrate ABC transporter permease has protein sequence MPSTTAHLGTSEKAPQQKNGFQLWIRKNKTGLLFILPAAVIFVLFLWLPILKGFFYSFYHIDFVKGNTFVGFDNYKTALDDPILGKAIRNTLYYMGLCLVIGFAVPIVFAVIISELRRFQGFVRVSAYLPNVIPVVVLYSVWRWIYDPVGPINATLSQTGHDQISFMTDSAWSMISLVFMETWQQFGSAMLIYLAALLSIPKDWYEAAQIDGAGVWRRVWHIMLPSIRGLIGLMLILQLIGTSQAYQSQLAMLDGGPNFTTTTYALLIVKYATTQLNMGVASALGVLMFLVLGVLAIIQYKLNGRGGN, from the coding sequence ATGCCTAGTACAACAGCACATCTGGGAACTTCCGAAAAGGCGCCGCAGCAAAAAAACGGCTTCCAGCTTTGGATAAGAAAAAACAAGACAGGGCTGCTCTTTATTTTGCCTGCAGCAGTCATTTTTGTTTTATTTTTGTGGCTGCCTATTTTAAAAGGCTTTTTCTACAGCTTTTATCACATCGACTTTGTTAAGGGCAATACGTTTGTAGGCTTTGACAACTACAAAACGGCATTGGATGACCCTATATTGGGCAAGGCCATCCGCAATACCCTATATTATATGGGGCTTTGCTTAGTTATCGGCTTTGCCGTACCGATAGTGTTCGCCGTAATTATTTCCGAGCTGCGCCGGTTTCAAGGCTTTGTGCGCGTCAGCGCCTATTTGCCGAACGTTATTCCGGTTGTCGTGCTGTACAGCGTGTGGCGCTGGATATACGACCCGGTTGGTCCGATCAATGCGACCTTATCGCAAACCGGCCATGACCAAATTTCGTTTATGACGGATTCGGCCTGGTCCATGATTTCGCTTGTATTTATGGAAACGTGGCAGCAGTTCGGCTCGGCGATGCTGATTTATTTGGCAGCCCTGCTGAGCATTCCGAAAGACTGGTACGAAGCGGCGCAAATTGACGGAGCGGGCGTATGGAGAAGGGTATGGCATATTATGCTGCCTTCCATTCGCGGATTGATTGGCCTGATGTTAATCCTTCAGCTGATCGGAACCTCGCAAGCGTACCAATCTCAATTGGCTATGCTGGACGGCGGTCCAAACTTTACGACAACAACGTATGCACTGCTTATTGTGAAGTATGCCACAACGCAGCTGAACATGGGCGTGGCTTCCGCGCTTGGCGTATTGATGTTCCTTGTGCTTGGCGTACTCGCGATTATTCAATACAAGCTGAACGGAAGAGGGGGAAACTAA
- a CDS encoding carbohydrate ABC transporter permease: MSSQDRNLLSRYDFNKTSVKVSYGLIMLLVVVMVVTMLYPIFSTLFNALKSNEEVNSFPPHFLPEGSWHFSNFKEGWNFIDLPLFLRNTLLIFAGNLVVTILVLGFAAYSLSKLTLPKKKLVNAFFMTTLFIPPTTYLIPNFLNLQDFGLLNSFFAFWLPAGANAYYLLLLKSFFDGLSGELFEAARVDGASELRCFLQIAVPLSIPIISTLAIFIFNTSWNDWFWPSMVMHSDHRYPLATAIYKYIVNARMLDLNIKFAILTITTIPPIVVFLVFQRYIIGGLQLGGVKG; encoded by the coding sequence ATGAGCAGTCAAGATCGCAACTTATTGTCCCGCTATGATTTCAATAAAACGTCAGTAAAAGTTTCGTACGGCTTGATCATGCTGCTTGTAGTGGTCATGGTCGTTACAATGCTGTACCCGATCTTCTCGACCTTGTTTAACGCTTTGAAATCCAATGAAGAGGTGAACTCCTTCCCTCCTCATTTCCTGCCGGAAGGCAGCTGGCATTTCAGTAACTTCAAAGAAGGCTGGAACTTTATCGACCTTCCGCTGTTTTTGCGCAATACGTTGTTAATTTTCGCCGGGAACCTTGTTGTAACGATTCTGGTGCTTGGCTTTGCGGCTTATTCGCTGTCGAAGCTGACCTTGCCGAAGAAAAAACTCGTCAATGCCTTTTTTATGACGACGCTTTTTATTCCGCCAACAACGTATTTAATTCCGAACTTTTTGAACTTGCAGGACTTTGGACTGCTGAACTCGTTTTTTGCCTTCTGGCTGCCGGCCGGCGCCAACGCGTATTATTTGCTCCTGCTCAAAAGCTTCTTTGACGGCTTGAGCGGCGAGCTGTTTGAAGCGGCACGGGTTGACGGCGCTTCGGAGCTGAGATGCTTCCTGCAGATCGCGGTTCCGCTTTCGATTCCGATTATTTCGACGCTGGCGATCTTTATTTTCAACACATCGTGGAACGACTGGTTCTGGCCGTCGATGGTGATGCACAGCGACCACCGTTATCCGCTCGCCACAGCAATCTACAAATATATTGTGAATGCAAGAATGCTCGACCTGAACATTAAATTCGCCATTTTGACGATTACGACGATTCCGCCGATTGTAGTATTCCTTGTATTCCAACGTTACATTATCGGCGGACTGCAGCTTGGCGGCGTGAAAGGCTAA